CAGGAGGTAAGATCCGCCCCACGAGTTTGGAGACCTGGAGCCTCTAATCTCTCTGAGGGCGGGCTGATTTGAGAGCGGAACCCTGGAACTCTTTCACAGACTTGTAATGCTTGACTTGCCTTTGCCATTTCTATTCTCTGCCTCCCGGAGCCACGGAATGATTCGTTGCTCCCAAGCGCATCCATCAACAGACAGTGGAGATTTTCATGAAGCGCGCCCTGCGGCTGTGCCTTTCTCTGTGTTTCGTTGCTTTTGGAAGTGTCCAGGCTCATGAGGGCCTCTCCCCGGGGCAGGGGGATTTGACCACCAGCGTGGCGGCGACCGGCGTCTGCGGCGCGCAGGGTGAGGCGAGCTCCTCGGAGGAGCTTCTCGCCTGCCGTCCTTGTACCCTGTGTCAGCCCCGGCTGGATCAATGCCTGGCGGCCTGCGTCGGGCGGCCGCCCGCAGAGGCGTGCGAAGTGAACTGTGAGTCCGAGTTCGACATCTGCCAGACGTGTTGCTGGTGAGCCGCGCTCATTGCTGAGAGCACCTGCCTGGGTCCGTGGTTGCCCAGACAGGTGTTTGTCTTTGTCGTGGAACCATTGTCGAACGCTGGAGGCGGCGAAGCCTCACGCGAAACAGCGGGTGACCGCCGTCAGGAGGGTTCGGTTCGCGCCTCGTCACGCGGCAGCAGGCATGCACATGGGAGAGGTGATGTGCATCCGCACCGTCACCTCTCCCATGTGCTTCACGGACTCGATGAGGCCCATCTCCCCGATGCCCAACGGCACCGGTGGCGCAACGGCACGGGTCCGGGATGTCCTGGATGCACTCCCGCAACGCCTGCTCAGTCATGGCGCCCCTCGTGGGAGCTGTACGGTTGGATGTCACCCCGGGCCTTCACGCCCGGAGGTTCACCATCGAGGAGACATTCCGGGACGTGAAGGACCTCAAGTTCGGCATGGGCCTCAAGCAGGTGCGAGTGAAGACACCGGAGCGCCGAGACAGGCTGCTGCTCATCTCCGCCCGTTGGTGGAGCGCTTTGGACGACTCGTCCGCAAGCACGCCGTGCTCCGAGAGGCCTTCGGACTTATCTGACTCAGATGAGGGGATGCCTCAGGATCAAAACCCCACGGCTGACGCCGGTCTGCGCCATCAGCCAGGCCAGTGCGATTTGGGCGGGCGTGGCACGCTTCCGCTCTGCCCAGCGCTTGGCCGATTCGACGAGGGCCAGGTTGTGCGGCAGGTTTTCGGGCGCGAAGCGGGACTCGACGCCGCGAATGTCGCCCGGAGCGAAGCGCGTGTTCGCGTCGATGGCCCCTGTGAGGAACCCCACGCCGAGTGGGCTCCAAGGCACGAAGCCGATGCCCAGCTCCTGGCAGAGCGGGATGATGACCGCCTCGGGGCCACGCCACAGCATCGAGTACTCGTTCTGGACGGCGCTCACAGGCAGCGCGGCATGCGCACGGCGCAGCGTCTTCGGCCCCATCTCGGACAGGCCCCAGTGCAGAACCTTGCCCTGGGCCATCAGCTCCTTGACCGCCCCGGCGACGTCCTCGATGGGGACCTCCGGGTCAACCCGATGCTGGTAGAGGAGGTCGATACGGTCGGTGCGGAGGCGCTTGAGCATGCCCTCGACGGCCAACTTGATGTGCTCCGGGCGGCTGTTGAGGCCTGGGCGGCGCTCTCCGGTCTCGAGGTCGATGTTCCAACCGAACTTGGATGCGAGGACCACCTTGTCCCGGAATGAGGCAATGCCCTCGCCGAGGATGCGCTCGACCTCATGTGGACCGTATGCCTCGGCCGCATCGAAGAAGGTGACGCCCCGGTCGTAGGCGGTCCGGATGATGTTGAGCATCTCGGGACGGCTCGGAACCGTGGTCTGGTAGGTGCGACTCATATTCTGGACGCCGAGCCCGACGCTGGAGACCTCCAGCGTGACGAGCGGGTCGCCGGTCTCGGGGCAACCGCCGTACTCCCGGGTCCCCTTCTCGTGGATGCAGGCATCCAGCGCGTCCACGACACCATCCCCATCCGGGTCGGTGTCGGACCATGTCGGCTCGACGGAGGGCTCGGGCGTGGGGGGCTCGGGAGGCGTGGGTTCGGGCTCGAGCTGGGGCTCGGCGGGAGCACGCGGCAGCCCCTGGACGAGTTCGTAGACGATGTCCTCCGGGGGCGGAGGCGGTGGCTTGTCGAAGAGCAGCAGGGCAAGTCCCGCGAGCACCCGGAAGCGGGGCGTCCCAGGCTCCGAGCCCAGACCCGCGCTGCCCATGGCGAAGAACTCGAACGGCCGGACGGGTGCGTAGCGCAGGCCGCCCACCAGCTCGCCGCTGAAGCGCTGCTACCGCCAGGAGTAGGCACCCAACGCGGACACCTCCGCGCGAAGGGCGTAGCCCACCGTCACTCCCGCACCGGCGCGAAGCTCGTTGCCCACGCCGTTGATGCGGTCCACGCTGGAGCCGGACACCGAGCGCCGCAGGAGCACGCCCAGCGCCAGCGCCGGAGCCACGGCCCCCCACCGCTTCCCCATCATGACGCGGCCCTGGCCGCGGACTCCCCGGTCACGGGCAAACGCTCCCGAGCCGCCCACGGGCAACCGCATGTCCAGGTCCACCGCCAGGTGGAAGGCGTCGTGAGCGGAGGTCCCCAGCAAGCCCAACCGGGCCGCGATCCGTGGCGCCCCCAGCCCGCTGCGCGAAGGCGAGGCGATGGACAGCGAGGTGCTCAGGTCCGCGCCGCTCTGGTGGATGACTCCCGGAAGCTGGGCATGAAGCTCCAGCCACGGCAGCACGCCGACGGCCATCGACACCAGGGCGGTGGTCCGGGACAGGACGAGCGAGGGCTCCAGCAAGCCGTTCGGGATCTGCAGGGAGGAGTGCTGGTAGTGCGCCATCAACGAGATGCGCAGCACCCCGGGCGCCAGCAGTTCGCCATTACCGAGTGCAATGGGTCCCAGCCCCGGGTTCGGGTCCAGTCGCTCCAGGGAGAACGTGGGCAGGGCCGTGGCGTCCTGGGCACGCGCGGGGGTGGCAAGTAGCAACAGCCCCAGCGCGGCCCCGCCCACTGCGCATCGGTGCAAGGCCGGACCCATGCACGCAATCTCCGTCATGTCCCGCCCTGGGCGAAGAGGAATGGCGGTTAGACTCCCCTCCCCGCTTGGAGACACGCTCATGAAAATGCAGCCGTTGAGGAAGTCTTGGAGCTTGTTGGTCGGCGCGTTGCTGTTCGCTGGCTGCGGCCCCGAAGCCGCCCAGGAGACCTCGGACCGCCCGGTGCGCGCGATGACTCCGCCCAACAGCTGTGACGAAAGCGTGGATGTCGGATGGTGTCGCGTCTACAGCGACCGCGTGCCCTGCAACAACGGCATCGAGATGTATGCCATCTGGACACCGGATGGCTGGTGCATCCCGCGCGACGTCTGCAAGTACAGTCAGGGTCCCGAAATTATCTGTCCGCAGTGACGGTTCCAGTCGCTCCCGACTGGAACCCGGGCCATGGCTTCCTATTCGGATTTCCAAGCTAGACTGTTCCAGCGGTCCCCACCCCGTCACGGAGACAGCCATGCAATGGCATTCATTGGTGAAGTCAGTTGGAATGGCGGCCGGCGCTGCGATGCTTCTCGTCGCCTGCGGGCCTGAAGCAGCGCAGGAAGCACCGCCGGAGACGCAGTCCTCGGAGTCAGACCGTCCGGTGCACGCCATGGCACCACCGACCAGCTGTGACCCGGACACCGATGTCGGCTGGTGCCGCATTCCCACCGACCGCGTCCGCTGCGCGAATGGCTTCTACATGTATGCCTATTCGACGCCGGACGGCTGGTGCATCCGTTACGACGCCTGCAAGAACCAGGGCGGACCGTACGTCTGCGGTCTGTAGCTCCTGGCATCCCGGCCTCCCTGCCCACTCACGGATGGGGAGCCCAGTCGCACGGAGGACACAGCTTGGTGACACATCCAGATGAGGCTCCATTCCTTGCCGCGCCGAAGAGCCAGGTGCTATCTGGCGCGCTCATGCGAAGCCCCCTGCTCTGCCTCTCAGCCCTTGCGTGGCTTGGCCCCGCTTGCGCCACGATTTCCACCGTCGAGCGCGATGGCTTCCACCTCGGAACATACTCCTGGGAGAATGACGAGCGAGCCATCCGTTCGCAGGCCTCGTTCGCCACGAACTGCCCCTCCGAGCAGCTTGAGCTCCAGGTCCTGTCCGTGGCGGGCGACCCGAAGCTTCCCACCGACGCACGCGGTGTCGGCGTGACGGGCTGCGGCCGGAAGACGAGCTGGGTCCGGTTCGCGAACGGCGCCTGGGCCATCAACAGCGACGGAACCGGTGCACCGTAGAAAGCGCGGCGGGCTTCGCATCCGTGAGGCCCACCCCACCAATGTCAGCGGACCGCGAGATTTCTCGCGGGCTGCCGACGCTCCGTCCCGGACACCTGCATCCGGGGATCGGACAGCGGTTACTTCCCCGCGCGCTGAGCCGCCTCCAGCGTGTTCTTCATCAGCATCGCGATCGTCATCGGACCCACGCCACCCGGCACCGGCGTGATGAACGAAGCCCGCTCCGCCGCGGCGGCGAACTCCACGTCCCCCACCAGCTTCCCATCCGCCTTGCGGTTCATCCCCACGTCAATCACCACCGCGCCGGGCTTGATCCACGCGCCCTTCACCAGCTCCGGCACGCCCACCGCCACCACCAGGATGTCCGCCTGCGCCACCTCCGCCGGCAGGTCGCTCTTGCGGTGGCACACCGTCACCGTCGCGTCCTTCTGCAGCAGCATCAGTGCCTGCGGCTTGCCCACGATGTTGCTGCGGCCCACCACCACCGCGCGCTTGCCGGCCGGATTGCACCCCACCTCTTCCAACAGCCGCATCACCCCATAGGGCGTGCACGCCCGCGTCGCCGGCCTTCCCAGGAGCAGATTTCCCGCGTTCATCGGGTGGAAGCCGTCCGCGTCCTTCTCCGGCATCACCGCCGCGATGATGGCGTCCGCGTCGATGTGCTTGGGCAGGGGCAGTTGCACCAGGATGCCGTGCACCGCCGGGTCCTCGTTCAGCCGGTGCACCAGCGCCAGGAGCTCGTCCTGGGTGATGGTCTCGTCCGGGTGATGCTCCCAGGAGTTGAAGCCCACCTCCTCGGCGGCCTTCTTCTTTCCCGTCACATAAATCTTGGACGCCGGGTCCTCACCCACGCGCACCACGGCGAGCCCCGGGGTGATGCCGCGCTCGGCCTTCAGGCGCGCCACCTCCTCCTTGATCTCCGCCCGCACGCGCGCCGCCACTGCCTTGCCGTCAATCAACTGAGCCGTCATGCGACCCACCTTATGCAAGACTGGCCCGGCACAAGGGAGCGAAGCGAAGGCATGGGCGCGGGAAAAGTTCTCGGGGCGATGTTGGGTCTCATGGCCGGCCTCCTCATTGGCGGGCCCTGGGCCATCGTGCTCGCCCTCATCCTGGGCACCGCCCTGGGCCACTACTTCGACGAACAGCACGGCGCTCCCCCGGACTTCCCTGAAATCCTCAGCGACTTCCCCGCCACCTTCGAGCCGCCTCCTGAACAGCCCCCCCTCACCCAGGGCCCGGGCGAGTTCCCCATCGTCCAGGCCCCGGACGAGGACCCGCTCGACCGCGACATCACCGCCCTCTTCGTGGACGTGGCCCGCGCCGACGGCGACATGCGCCGCGAGGAGGTCCGCGAGGTCCGCCGCTACTTCGAGGAGGTCCTCCGCGCCGACGCCCACACCGTCCAGGCCGTGCGCCGTTACCTCAAGGACTTCCTCTCCCGCCCCGCCTCCCTGGACGCCCCCGCCTCCCTCGCCTCCTGCCTGGACTCCCTGCCTTCGGGCGAACGGCTCCGCCTGCTGGACGCGCTCTATGAGATGGCGCTCGCGGACGGCCCCCTCCAGCGCTCCGAACGCGAGGCCCTGAAGCGCATGGCCGAAGGCCTGGACGTCCCCGACGCCAAGGTCCAGGCCCTGGCCGAACTGCACCTGGGCGACGCCACCGCCCACTACCAGACGCTGGGCCTCCCCCCGGACGCCACCGACGCGGAGGTGAAGAGCGCCTACCGCAAGCTCGCCGCCCGCTTCCATCCCGACAAGGCCGCCCACCTGGCGCCCAAGGCCGCCGAGCAGGCCGCCCGCCGGTTCCAGGCCGCCCGCGACGCCTACGAGGAAATCCGCAGGCTGCGCGGCCTGTAGCCCGGGTTAGAAGACAGGAATCCCATGAGCCAGCGTCCCCCGAAGAAGAAGGAAGCGGAGTTCCAGAACAACCCGTTCAAGTCCGCCATCAAGACGCTCCAGGACCAGGAGAAGCAGGAGAAGGCAGCGGCCGCCGCCGCGGAGGCCTCGAAGAAGAAGGCCGTCGCGCAGAAGCCCACCAAGGCCCCCAAGGCGCGTCCGGAAGACGACGACGTGGGCCTCTTCTTCTCCGCCATGGACGGCGTGCAGCAGATCACCCATCGCGGTGAAGCCCCCAAGACGAACCCGCGCCTGCCGGAGCTCATCGACGACAACGCGGAGGCGCTCGCGCAGCTCTCCGACCTGGTCGCGGTGGACGGGCCCCTGTCCTTCACCGGCTCGGACGCGGCCTTCGAGGGCGCCTCCCCCGGCACCGACCCCAACCTGCTGCGTTCCCTGCGCCGGGGCGACTTCTCCGTGCAGGACCGGCTGGACCTTCACGGCAAGACGCAGCGCGAGGCCCAGGCCGCCGTGGAGCGCTTCCTGTCCGACAGCCGTCGCGCCAAGCGCCGCTGCGTGCTCATCGTCCACGGGCGCGGTTTGAATTCCAAGGATCAGATCCCGGTGCTCAAGGACGCGGTGAGGGACTTGCTGTCGCAGAAGCGGCTGGAGCGGATGGTGCTGGCGTTCTCCACTGCCCGTCCGCAGGACGGCGGGGCTGGCGCCGTCTACGTGCTGCTGCGCCGATAGCTTTACGCGTGGCCGTGGCTGTGCATACATGCCGCCATGGTTCGCGACCTCATTGACCTTCACATCCACGTGGGTGGCGCGGTGGCTCCGCACATCCTGTGGTCCATTGCCCACCAGCAGGGCTTCAAGCTCCCCGTCAAGAACTACTTCGACTTCGTCGAGCTGATCACCTCCCGTCCGGGCAAGGTGGGCAGCCTCGATGACTACCTGAAGATCCTCCACACCTGGACGGAGAAGATCCAATCCTCTCCCAGCGCCATCGAGCGCTCCGTCTACGAGGTGATTGGCAAGGAGTACCGGGGCAGCCGCGTCACGCAGATTGAGCTGCGCTTCAATCCGATGAAGCGCAACCTCTCCAGCGAGTTGGATCTGGACCACATCATCCACGCGGCGCTGCGGGGCATGGACCGCGCGACGCTGGAGTACGGCGTGAAGGTGGGCCTCATCTTCTGCCTGGCCCGCGAGTTCGACCACAAGCTCAACAGCATCATCGTGGAGAAGGCCATCAAGTACCGCTCGCGCGGCGTGTACGGCATCGACCTGGCCGGCACGGAGCGCGACGCGATGGAGCACAAGGCCTCGCTCTCCGAGTACGAGGACCTCTATGCCCGCGCTCGCAAGGCCGGCCTCAAGTGCACCGTGCACACCGGCGAGACGGCCGGCACGGGCGCCAACGGCCTGATGGCGGCGGTGGAGAAGCTCAAGCCCCACCGCATCGGCCACGGCATCCGCGCCGCGTACGACGAGTCCGCGATGAAGATTCTTCGCGAGAACAACATCACGCTGGAGCTGTGCCCCACGTCCAACATCCACACCAAGGCCGTGGCGGACCTGCAGGAGCTCAAGCACATCATGCAGACGTTCTGGGACCGCAAGGTGAAGTTCACCATCAACACGGACGGCCCCTACCTGCTGGAGACGGACATGCGGCGGGAGATTGAAATCGTCGAGTCCAACAACCTGCTCACCACCGAGCAGGTGGACCAGGCACTCGCGTGGGCGCGCGAGGCGTCCTTCATCCCGGCCTGACGCATGTACGGCCTGACTCGCGCATTGCTCTTCAGCCTGCCCCCGGAGCCCGCGCACCGGCTGGGCATGTCGGGGCTCGCGGCCCTGGGGAAGTGGAACGCCCGCTGCCGCGCCATGCGCGAGCACACGCTGCGCCTCGCGCCCATGGACCTGTCCGTGGAGCTGGCGGGGCTGAAGTTCGCCCACCCGGTGGCGCTCGCCGCCGGGCTGGACAAGGACGCGGAGGCCGTGGACGGGCTGTTCGCCTGCGGCTTCTCCGCGGTGGAGATTGGCACCGTCACGCCGAAGCCCCAGCCCGGCAACCCAAAGCCGCGCTTGTTCCGCCTGCCGGAGCACCGCGCGGTCATCAACCGCATGGGCTTCAACAACCACGGCACGGCCACCGCGGCGGAGCGCCTCAAGGCCCGCTCGTGGAAGCCCGGCCCGCTGGGCGTGAACATCGGCAAGAACAAGGACACGCCGCTGGAGCGCGCGGTCGACGACTACGTGGCGTGCGTGGACGCGCTCGCGTCGCTGGGGGACTACGTCGTCGTCAACGCGTCCTCGCCCAACACGCCGGGCCTGCGCAAGCTGCAGGAGCCGGAGGCGCTGTCCGCGCTGCTGCTCGCCGTGCGCGAGCGGATGGACGCCGTGGCCCCGGGCACGCCGCTGTTCCTGAAGATCGCCCCGGACCTCACGCCCGAAGCCGTGGATGAAGTCGTGGACGTGGCGATGGCGCGCGGGCTGTCCGGGCTCATCGCCACCAACACCACCCTCACCCGCCCCTTCGAGCACAAGCACTCGAAGGAGGCCGGCGGCCTGTCCGGCGCCCCCGTGCGCGAGCTGTCCAACGCCGTCATCCGCCGCGCGTACCAACGCGGCAAGGGCGCCCTGCCCCTCATCGGCGTGGGCGGCGTGTTCACCGCGCAGGACGTCTACGAGAAGCTGCGCGCGGGCGCCACCGTGGTGCAGGTGTACACGGGCTTCATCTACGAGGGCCCGGGCATGGTGGACCGCATCCTCCCGGAGCTGGGCGCCCTGCTGGCCCGTGACGGCTTCGCCTCCGTGCGCGACGTGATTGGCGTGGACGCTCGCTAGGGGAGTCCTCTTCTTCGCGCTCCTGAGTCACCCCTACGCCGGGGAAGTCGCCCAGGACTCTCCGCGCAACTCCTGACACGGCTCCGTCAGTGTGTCGGCACTTCGCGCAGCTCGACGTCGCTCGGGCCCAGCTTGTCCAGCGTCGCGGCGAACCGCTCGGAGACCACCATCACCCCCGTTCCCCATACGCGGAACACGTCGCTCGATGACACAGTGGCCGCGTCCAGCGCCCAGTCGGTGGCGAGGCTGAAGCCGCCCTGGTGGCCGCAGTAGTCGCAGGACGGGCTGTCCGGCGTCACCGAGGCGTAGTGGGCGCGGCCGATGGGGCGCGCCTCCACCTCGTACAGCTGTCCCCTGCTCCCCTGCAGCTGCGCCGGCACCGCCTCCACGCCTTGCAGCGGCAGTTCGCGAAGGGCCGCCCGTGCGTCCTCGCGCACCAGCAGCTGCCAGCCAGGCCATGCCGTCAGCGGACCGAAGTCACCGGACGCGGTGCCCCGAAGTGGCCCAAAGGCGCAGCCTGGCGTCACCTCCTGGTCCACCGCCACCCAGGGCGTGATGGCCGCGGCCATCCGGCGGTACTCGGCCACCGTCGTCGGCAAGAGCGTCTCCTCGAGCTCCTTCGCGAGTGCCCCCGTCCCGCTCAAGTCCACCGTCGGGTACGCGCCCGCGCCCGCCCAGGTTCCGCAGCGCGGACAGTCCACTCCTGGCAGCACCCATCGATGCTCGGCGTCGTAGCGCCCGCTCCACCGCCATGGCCCCTGCGACGCGCGCACTTCGTAGTACCGCATCAGTCCTCCCTTACGGGTTGGGGACTCAGGTCGACGACTTGCCAGTACGTCATCGTCAGGCCGAAGAGGCCGTGCTTCTGAATCATGGCCGACGCCTGCTCGAAGTATTCCACCTTCCTGGCACGGTCCTGTTTCATGCGAAGCCATTCCTCCCACTCGCGATTCCACGGCCCGCCTGCCTCTCCGCGGTGAATCTTGTGATGCAGGTCGGCATCAATGGCAATCACGTACTGGTGGACATCGATGCCTCTGCGCGCGAAGCGACGCTCGAAGGCCTGGGGGAAGATGTGG
The sequence above is drawn from the Corallococcus exiguus genome and encodes:
- the sitI6 gene encoding SitI6 family double-CXXCG motif immunity protein yields the protein MRYYEVRASQGPWRWSGRYDAEHRWVLPGVDCPRCGTWAGAGAYPTVDLSGTGALAKELEETLLPTTVAEYRRMAAAITPWVAVDQEVTPGCAFGPLRGTASGDFGPLTAWPGWQLLVREDARAALRELPLQGVEAVPAQLQGSRGQLYEVEARPIGRAHYASVTPDSPSCDYCGHQGGFSLATDWALDAATVSSSDVFRVWGTGVMVVSERFAATLDKLGPSDVELREVPTH
- a CDS encoding TerB family tellurite resistance protein, with the protein product MAGLLIGGPWAIVLALILGTALGHYFDEQHGAPPDFPEILSDFPATFEPPPEQPPLTQGPGEFPIVQAPDEDPLDRDITALFVDVARADGDMRREEVREVRRYFEEVLRADAHTVQAVRRYLKDFLSRPASLDAPASLASCLDSLPSGERLRLLDALYEMALADGPLQRSEREALKRMAEGLDVPDAKVQALAELHLGDATAHYQTLGLPPDATDAEVKSAYRKLAARFHPDKAAHLAPKAAEQAARRFQAARDAYEEIRRLRGL
- a CDS encoding quinone-dependent dihydroorotate dehydrogenase; this encodes MYGLTRALLFSLPPEPAHRLGMSGLAALGKWNARCRAMREHTLRLAPMDLSVELAGLKFAHPVALAAGLDKDAEAVDGLFACGFSAVEIGTVTPKPQPGNPKPRLFRLPEHRAVINRMGFNNHGTATAAERLKARSWKPGPLGVNIGKNKDTPLERAVDDYVACVDALASLGDYVVVNASSPNTPGLRKLQEPEALSALLLAVRERMDAVAPGTPLFLKIAPDLTPEAVDEVVDVAMARGLSGLIATNTTLTRPFEHKHSKEAGGLSGAPVRELSNAVIRRAYQRGKGALPLIGVGGVFTAQDVYEKLRAGATVVQVYTGFIYEGPGMVDRILPELGALLARDGFASVRDVIGVDAR
- a CDS encoding Smr/MutS family protein; the encoded protein is MSQRPPKKKEAEFQNNPFKSAIKTLQDQEKQEKAAAAAAEASKKKAVAQKPTKAPKARPEDDDVGLFFSAMDGVQQITHRGEAPKTNPRLPELIDDNAEALAQLSDLVAVDGPLSFTGSDAAFEGASPGTDPNLLRSLRRGDFSVQDRLDLHGKTQREAQAAVERFLSDSRRAKRRCVLIVHGRGLNSKDQIPVLKDAVRDLLSQKRLERMVLAFSTARPQDGGAGAVYVLLRR
- the add gene encoding adenosine deaminase, whose amino-acid sequence is MVRDLIDLHIHVGGAVAPHILWSIAHQQGFKLPVKNYFDFVELITSRPGKVGSLDDYLKILHTWTEKIQSSPSAIERSVYEVIGKEYRGSRVTQIELRFNPMKRNLSSELDLDHIIHAALRGMDRATLEYGVKVGLIFCLAREFDHKLNSIIVEKAIKYRSRGVYGIDLAGTERDAMEHKASLSEYEDLYARARKAGLKCTVHTGETAGTGANGLMAAVEKLKPHRIGHGIRAAYDESAMKILRENNITLELCPTSNIHTKAVADLQELKHIMQTFWDRKVKFTINTDGPYLLETDMRREIEIVESNNLLTTEQVDQALAWAREASFIPA
- a CDS encoding aldo/keto reductase — protein: MGGLRYAPVRPFEFFAMGSAGLGSEPGTPRFRVLAGLALLLFDKPPPPPPEDIVYELVQGLPRAPAEPQLEPEPTPPEPPTPEPSVEPTWSDTDPDGDGVVDALDACIHEKGTREYGGCPETGDPLVTLEVSSVGLGVQNMSRTYQTTVPSRPEMLNIIRTAYDRGVTFFDAAEAYGPHEVERILGEGIASFRDKVVLASKFGWNIDLETGERRPGLNSRPEHIKLAVEGMLKRLRTDRIDLLYQHRVDPEVPIEDVAGAVKELMAQGKVLHWGLSEMGPKTLRRAHAALPVSAVQNEYSMLWRGPEAVIIPLCQELGIGFVPWSPLGVGFLTGAIDANTRFAPGDIRGVESRFAPENLPHNLALVESAKRWAERKRATPAQIALAWLMAQTGVSRGVLILRHPLI
- the folD gene encoding bifunctional methylenetetrahydrofolate dehydrogenase/methenyltetrahydrofolate cyclohydrolase FolD → MTAQLIDGKAVAARVRAEIKEEVARLKAERGITPGLAVVRVGEDPASKIYVTGKKKAAEEVGFNSWEHHPDETITQDELLALVHRLNEDPAVHGILVQLPLPKHIDADAIIAAVMPEKDADGFHPMNAGNLLLGRPATRACTPYGVMRLLEEVGCNPAGKRAVVVGRSNIVGKPQALMLLQKDATVTVCHRKSDLPAEVAQADILVVAVGVPELVKGAWIKPGAVVIDVGMNRKADGKLVGDVEFAAAAERASFITPVPGGVGPMTIAMLMKNTLEAAQRAGK